One window of the Desulfobulbaceae bacterium genome contains the following:
- a CDS encoding phosphate/phosphite/phosphonate ABC transporter substrate-binding protein has product MRTLSLLATITKFLLLTCAIITVLSCSTEQKKSLPTYRIGYMICNSEKETLDRFIPLTIYLGQQLNVQFEAVAIDTLNFGKEIDNLHFTHTNSILYIIYNRFNGLDILALEKRGELGDRSKGLVVTTQKSGIKSLEDLKGKRMIFGPMLAPTTFMSQVYALKKLGFDIDTDLASYSFPSGSFKHEKLIYSVEFGKYDAGAFPYLDFETMEQQGKINRNDYIILAEGPPVPYCNFAVTQKTDEKLAQEFKKVLLGIQADQLVELPNGERVNILERAQLDGFTDARDSDFDLLRQMAKETNMPPYQKY; this is encoded by the coding sequence ATGCGCACACTCTCCCTGTTAGCAACTATAACAAAATTTCTGTTGCTTACCTGCGCCATTATTACGGTTTTATCCTGCTCCACGGAGCAGAAAAAAAGTCTGCCAACCTATCGCATCGGCTACATGATCTGCAACAGTGAGAAAGAAACCCTGGATCGATTCATTCCACTTACGATCTACCTCGGCCAACAACTGAACGTGCAGTTCGAGGCAGTGGCAATCGACACCCTTAATTTTGGCAAAGAGATCGACAACCTGCACTTTACCCACACCAACTCGATCCTCTACATTATTTACAACCGTTTCAACGGACTTGACATCCTTGCCCTGGAAAAGCGTGGCGAATTAGGCGACCGCTCCAAGGGCTTGGTGGTCACGACCCAAAAAAGCGGTATCAAGAGCCTGGAAGACCTGAAGGGCAAGAGAATGATCTTCGGCCCGATGCTGGCGCCGACGACCTTCATGAGTCAAGTGTACGCCTTAAAAAAACTCGGGTTCGACATTGATACCGACCTGGCCTCCTACTCTTTTCCATCGGGTTCCTTCAAGCATGAAAAACTTATCTACTCCGTGGAGTTTGGAAAATACGATGCCGGCGCCTTTCCTTACCTCGACTTTGAAACAATGGAACAACAGGGGAAAATCAATCGAAATGACTATATCATCCTGGCGGAAGGTCCTCCTGTTCCCTACTGTAACTTCGCTGTCACCCAGAAAACAGACGAGAAACTTGCCCAGGAGTTCAAGAAAGTACTGCTGGGGATTCAGGCAGACCAGTTGGTCGAACTACCAAATGGAGAACGGGTCAACATCCTTGAACGTGCCCAACTAGACGGATTTACAGATGCGAGAGACTCCGACTTCGACCTGCTCAGACAAATGGCCAAGGAAACCAACATGCCGCCTTATCAGAAATACTAA